In the Melanotaenia boesemani isolate fMelBoe1 chromosome 14, fMelBoe1.pri, whole genome shotgun sequence genome, ATATACCTACCATTAATTACAAAGTAACACCTTGGAGGTAAGTTAAAGTAGTAatatgcttaatttttttccagcacTGTCATTTGGTTTTCTATGTAACGACTTTAAAACTTGTAACTAACCTAAGTTGTATTTGTCACATTCAGATCACGTAAAAGGCGAAGAGTTCATCCTCAAGTCTCGGAGGAGGTGATATCTCCTGTAGAAGACGAGTTCCCCGTCTGCAACACTTTTGATGCAGAAGAAGAGTGCAGTGAGATAAAACTGCCAATTTCCATCTTACATGTAATTTTAATCATCTTCACTGTTGGTAAGTAATCACCCCTCTCTAAAGTTACTCAGCAACCACTATTTGATAGTTTtatataatgtttgtttttttaactgtcactaaccttattattttatatttcctcCACAAGGACTTGCATTTCTGATTAATGCTATGGGCATGTATCACTCAGAACTGCATTTTGAACAACCACGTTTTAAAGTCATGTACAAGGAgaatttaaagttaaagtgGAAGGATATACCAGAAGCAGAATTTCTGCCAAATGTGGCTCTGGCATCACTAGGTAAGTCATCATTATCAAACACAACGCAGaactttatatataatatatcagacagcaattatttgtttttgagaTTCCtaacaaactttatttgtatgttttgtgtgcAGGAGCAAACATTTTATCTGGCAGGACCTCAGCATCATATGAGGGGATGAGACCATCTTTCTGCAAACTTTTTCAAACACACAAATTAGTTTCTCCAGGAGTTGTCATACAGGTATGTACTACATTCAGATAACACGATGATGAGTGATTATTCAACTaaatctaactttatttattttttaaatatacattagAATTACCAACTAaccataatttctttttctgttcaggGATCATCGAATCTTCTTCCTGGAAACTGCTGGTCATTTGCTGGTCAGCAGGGACACGTAAATATTTACATGTCACACAAAGTCCTCATCAGCCATGTGACACTGGGTCACATACTGAAGTCAGTGTCTCCATCTGGCACCACATTAAGTGCACCTAAGGAGTTTTCTGTCTATGTAAGTCACcagtttctcatttctttaataCCAAAATCCTGTCAAACCATTTTTTAACTTAACAGATACAGAGAACACAAAGTGTTAACCAAAAATATATCTTTTATTTTCCAGGGAAAGAAAACAGTAGAAGATGAGGGAACTCTCCTTGGAACCTTTACGTATGATAATGATGGAGACCAGTTCCAAAACTTCAAGAGACAGGTAAGTATGATGTTATGCTATCATGCATGTGAGCATGTACATACATAAACTATATCTAATctattgctttattttaatcttcTATTTACATATGTCCCTCATCACACTAAcactcatttgtcttttttgtccCACAGGCCCATAAGGAGGACATGTTCAGTTTTGTAAAGTTGAAGGTGAACAGCAACTGGGGCGAGCCGAAGTACACCTGTCTGTACAATTTCAGAGTACACGGAAAGATAAGTAGCCCACACCCCACCCCTATCTAGAAAATACTACATTACATTATATTAGAGTCATTTAACAGACGCTTTTATCAAAACAGTCTTACAGTGGTTAGGCTCTAGCTTTAAGGGTCTTgtctaaggacccaactggaaagTTTTAATATTCGTCCCTTGGGGGAATTAAACTCTGGTCTCCCGCTTGGGAGACAGATGTTCTAtctgagctatccagccaccTACTACAGtagaataaaacacataaaaaatattaatttaactaacaaaacaaaaccttaaaGACACCCAACAGAACAAAatgtgcagttaaaaaaaagaacagcaaagATCAACATAGATTAGAATTTTGTGATCCACGAGATGTGACTAGGTGACAGTGTCAGGGCATGGTGTGGGGACAGGACTAAAGATGCTGAACCAAGCAGGAGGAAGGCGAAAGGGGGAAATAGATGTTTATTAGTCCAAAAACCCAAAAGTCACTGCTACAGCAGGttccagaaaaacacaaaccaaactgAACAAGAAAGGAAACAGAGTGGACTGAAGGAAAAACCACCCTTACAAGGAAAAAGGGACTGAGTAATAACAATGATCTGGCAAGGAGAAACTAAAACCAACGTGTTCAAATACACAAAGAACAACTAACAAGAAACAGGCTACGTAAATTAGGTAAAACAAAGcaggtacattaatgacaggaagaaggaagcaaaacagaaaacacaagggaaaacctacaaaataagacaaaacaaacaaaaaacagaacaatcAATCAAACAGTCAGCCAGTCGAAACCCAGAGACCCTGGCAGGTAGGATCCAAATGCAAGACTGAGATTAGAGACCAACACAAGGAGGATAATCTCTTGGACATGAAAGAGGATTCAAGACCAGAATCTAAAGACAGAACAGAAATTCgagaaaaactaaatcaaaacacaaagatcataaaaaaatttaaaaaattaaaaaaaaaaacaaacaagcaaacaaacaaacaaaaaaaaaaacatataaagagAGTTTCTagaaacagaggaggaaaatacaaatag is a window encoding:
- the LOC121653625 gene encoding SUN domain-containing protein 3-like; this encodes MSHKVLISHVTLGHILKSVSPSGTTLSAPKEFSVYGKKTVEDEGTLLGTFTYDNDGDQFQNFKRQAHKEDMFSFVKLKVNSNWGEPKYTCLYNFRVHGKISSPHPTPI